Within the Streptomyces sp. NBC_00353 genome, the region GAGCGAACTTCCGCTCGCTTCCGAGGAGTTGCTGGGGACGGTGGAAACGGCGTTGCGTGCGGCCGGAGTTGACGCGGCCCGCCACGTGGAGCACGTACCACCGCCGATGGCGGCGCAGGAGCCCGGGTACGGGCTCGTCGGCACCTCCGGCCCGGCCGCGCTCTGTGTGGGTGTGCCGTTCGGACGCCTCACCGGTGCGCAGTGGGAGAGCCTGACCCGCGCGGGCGGTGAGGTGCGGCTGACCCCCTGGCGGAGCGTCGTCGTGACAGGTGTGGCACGCGGCGGGGCGGCGGCGCGGCTGGCCGAGTGGGGCGCGGCCGGACTGGTGGCCGGACCCGACTCCGCGTGGACCGGCGTCGGAGCCTGCATCGGCCGGCCGGGCTGTGCGAAGTCCCTGGCCGATGTACGGGGGGACGCGGAGGCCGCGGTGACGGCGGGGGAGCCGGGCATCGCGCGACTCCCCGTGTACTGGTCCGGCTGTGAACGCCGGTGCGGCCACCCCAAGGGCAGCTGGGTCGACGTCGTCGCCGTCCCCGGCGGGCACCAGGTGTCCCGGGTGCGCGGAGACGTGCGGGGCGCGCCGGCGACGGTCCACGGCAGCCCGTCCGACCTGGCCGCCGCAGTGACGGCCGCCCGCAGCACCTGTAGCTGAACCACCGGCCCCAGGGCCCCACCGTTTGTCAGCCCGATCACCCACCGACCGGAGAGAGCGAAACCACCGTGTTCCAGTACGAGAAGGACGGACCGGCGATCTACCGCCAGTCCTTCGCCACCATCCGCGCCGAGGCGGATCTCGCGGGCCTGCCCGCCGACGTCAGCCAGGTCGCGGTCCGCATGATCCACGCCTGCGGCATGGTCGACCTGGTACGCGACATCGACTTCACCCCGGGCGTCGTGGCCGACGCCCGCCGGGCGCTGCGCTCCGGCGCGCCGATCCTGTGCGACGTGGCCATGGTCGCCAGCGGTGTCACCCGCAAGCGGCTCCCCGCCGACAACGAGGTCATCTGCACCCTGTCGGACCCCTCGGTCCCCGATCTCGCCGCGAAGCTGGGCACGACCCGCAGCGCCGCCGCGATGGAGCTGTGGCGGGACCGCATGGAAGGGGCGGTGGTGGCCGTGGGCAACGCGCCGACCGCGCTGTTCCGGCTGCTCGAGATGATCGAGGAGGGTGCTCCCCGCCCGGCCGCAGTCATCGGTGTGCCCGTCGGCTTCGTCGGAGCAGCCGAGTCCAAGGACGCCCTGGCCGACCATCCGTCCGGTCTGGAACACCTGGTCGTACGGGGCCGTCGCGGCGGCAGCGCCATAGCCGCGGCCGCGCTCAACGCGATCGCCAGCGAGGAAGAGTAAGAGTGAGCGAACAGAACACGGGCCGGCTGTACGGGGTGGGACTCGGGCCCGGCGATCCGGCACTGATGACCGTACGCGCGGTGCAGATCATCGCCGAGGCCGATGTCATCGCCTATCACAGCGCCCGCCACGGACGGTCCATCGCGCGCTCCATCGCCGCCGAGCACATCCGCGCGGACCACATCGAGGAGAAGCTGGTCTACCCGGTCACGACGGAGACCACCGACCACCCCGGGGGCTACCGGGGCGCGATGGAGGAGTTCTACGGCGAGGCCGCGGCCCGGCTGGCGGTGCACCTGGACGCCGGGCGGACGGTGGCGGTGCTCGCCGAGGGCGACCCGATGTTCTACGGCTCGTACATGCACATGCACAAGCGGCTCGCCGACCGCTATCCCACCGAGGTGATCCCCGGGGTCACTTCGGTCAGCGCCGCCGCCGCCCGGCTCGGCACCCCGCTCGCCGAGGGCGAGGAAGTGCTGACTATCCTGCCCGGCACCCTGCCGGAGGAGGAGCTGACCGCCAGGCTGGCCGCCACCGACGCCGCCGTGGTGATGAAGCTGGGGCGTACGTTCCCCGCGGTGCGCCGCGCCTTCGAGGCGTCGGGGCGGCTCGACGAGGCGCACTACGTGGAGCGCGCCACGATGGCCGGGGAGCGTACCGGCGATCTGGCGGACACCGACCCGGACTCCGTGCCGTACTTCGCCGTCGCGGTGCTGCCCAGCCGGATCGACGCACCCCGCCCGGAAGCGAGTGCGGACGCGGCAGGCACCGGTGAGGTCGTGGTCGTCGGCACCGGTCCCGCCGGACCGCTGTGGCTGACCCCGGAGACCCGCGGGGCGCTGGCCGCCGCCGACGACCTCGTCGGCTACACCACGTACCTGGACCGGGTTCCGATCCGCCCAGGACAGGCCCGCCACGGCTCCGACAACAAGGTGGAGTCGGAGCGCGCCGAATTCGCCCTCGACCTGGCCCGCCGCGGCCGCCGCGTGGCCGTGGTGTCGGGCGGCGATCCGGGGATCTTCGCCATGGCGACCGCCGTGCTGGAGGTGGCCTCGCAGGACGTGTACGCGAAGGTGCCCGTGCGGGTGCTGCCGGGTGTGACCGCGGCCAACGCGGCCGCCGCCCGTGCGGGGGCACCGCTCGGCCACGACTACGCCACGATCTCGCTCTCCGACCGGCTCAAGCCGTGGGAGGTGATCGCCGCCCGGCTGCGCGCGGCCGCGGCGGCGGATCTGGTGCTGGCGCTGTACAACCCGGGTTCGCGGACCCGCACCGAGCAGGTCGGCAAGGCCCGTGACCTGCTGCTGGAGCACCGTTCGCCGGATACGCCGGTGGTGGTGGGCCGGGATGTGGGCGGACCTTCGGAGAGCGTACGGATCGTCACCCTGGCCGAGCTGGATCCGGCCGAGGTCGACATGCGGACGATCCTGCTGGTCGGTTCCTCGCAGACGCGGTCGGTGCGGCGGGGGGACGGCCGGCAGATCGTGTGGACGCCACGGCGGTACCCGGAGGCCTGAGGTCCGGCCTCAGCGACGCAGGCCGGCCAGCCAGTCCACGGCGAGTTCCGGCGTACCGACCACGGGTACGCCCTCCGGGACCGGCGGCCGGCGCACCACCACCACCGGGATGCCGGCCTCCCGGGCGGCGGCCAGCTTCGGTGCGGTGGCGTCACCCCCGCTGTCCTTCGTGACGAGGACATCGAGGCGGTGACGGCGGATCAGATCGCGCTCGCCGTCGAGGGTGAAGGGTCCCCGGTCCAGCAGGACCTCCATCCGCGCCGGGTGCGACCCGTCGGGGGCGTCCACGGACCGCATCAGGAACCACAGGGAGTCGAGGCCGGCGAAGGCGGCGAGTCCCATCCGGCCCGTGGTCAGGAAGACGCGGCGGCCCAGCCCGGGCAGGGCGGCGGCCGCCTCGTCCAGCGATCCGACCGGATGCCAGCGGTCGCCGTCGACGGGCACCCAGCCGGGCCGGCGCAGCGCGAGCAGGGGAACATGGGCGGCGGCGGCGGCCGACGCCGCATGGAAACTGATCGTCCCGGCGAAAGGATGGGTGGCATCGATGAGCGCGTCGACCCGGTGCGTACGCAGCCACTCGGCGAGCCCGTCGGCTCCGCCGAACCCGCCGACCCGCACCTCGCCGGGTGGCAGCTTCGGACTGGCCACCCGGCCGGCGAGCGAGCTGGTGACCCGGGCCCCGGCCGGGAGCGCCTCCGCCAGGCTCTCGGCGAGGCGGCGGGCCTCCGTCGTGCCACCGAGGACGAGTACGTGCATGGGATCGGTCCAGACATGAGTGAGGCGAAGGGCGGGCGCAGCGCCCAACTCAAACACACCGGTCTGCGGCCCGGCTGGACGACCGGCGCCTGTGCGACCGCGGCCACGACCGCGGCGTACACGGCCCTGCTGACCGGCGACTTCCCCGACCCGGTGTCGATCACCCTGCCGAAGGGCCAGACCCCCGCGTTCGCGCTGGCGGTGGAGGAGCTCGACGGGGAGCGGGCGACGGTCGGTGTGGTCAAGGACGCGGGAGACGACCCGGACGTGACGCACGGCGCGCTGGTGCGGGCCACCGTGCGGCGGCTGCCGCCCGGTTCGGGTGTGGTGTTCCGGGCCGGTCCGGGGGTGGGCACGGTGACCCGCCCCGGTCTGCCGCTCGACGTCGGCGAGCCCGCGATCAACCCGATGCCACGGCAGATGATGCGCGACCACATCGCGCGCGTTGCCGCGGACCACGGGGCTACGGGCGACGTCGAGATCACCGTGTCCGTCGATCACGGTGAGGAGATCGCCCGTTCCACATGGAACCCGCGCCTGGGCATCCTGGGCGGTCTGTCGATCCTCGGCACGACCGGGGTCGTCGTCCCGTACTCCTGCTCGGCGTGGATCGACTCGATCCGCCGCGGCGTGGACGTGGCCCGAGCGGCGGGACACACGCATGTGGCGGGGTGCACGGGGTCGACCTCGGAGAAGACCGTGGTCGCCGAGTACGGCCTGCCGGAGATCGCCCTGCTGGACATGGGGGACTTCGCGGGAGCGGTGCTCAAGTACGTACGCAGGCATCCGGTGGACCGGCTGACGGTCTGCGGCGGGTTCGCGAAGCTGTCGAAGCTCGCCGCGGGCCATCTGGATCTGCACTCGGCCCGCTCCCAGGTCGACAAGAGGTTCCTCGCCGAACTCGCCCGGCAGGGCGGCGCGGACGCGGCCCTGGTCGCCGAAGTGGCGGACGCCAACACGGGCCTGGCCGCCCTTCAGCTGTGCGCGGCGGCCGGGGTCCCGCTGGGTGACCTGGTCGCGGTGGCAGCGCGCGACCAGGCGCTGTCGGTGCTGCGTGGGGCGCCGGTGGCGGTGGACGTCATCTGTATCGACCGGGCGGGCGCGGTCGTCGGGCGCAGCGCAGTC harbors:
- a CDS encoding precorrin-8X methylmutase, which codes for MFQYEKDGPAIYRQSFATIRAEADLAGLPADVSQVAVRMIHACGMVDLVRDIDFTPGVVADARRALRSGAPILCDVAMVASGVTRKRLPADNEVICTLSDPSVPDLAAKLGTTRSAAAMELWRDRMEGAVVAVGNAPTALFRLLEMIEEGAPRPAAVIGVPVGFVGAAESKDALADHPSGLEHLVVRGRRGGSAIAAAALNAIASEEE
- a CDS encoding precorrin-2 C(20)-methyltransferase, which codes for MSEQNTGRLYGVGLGPGDPALMTVRAVQIIAEADVIAYHSARHGRSIARSIAAEHIRADHIEEKLVYPVTTETTDHPGGYRGAMEEFYGEAAARLAVHLDAGRTVAVLAEGDPMFYGSYMHMHKRLADRYPTEVIPGVTSVSAAAARLGTPLAEGEEVLTILPGTLPEEELTARLAATDAAVVMKLGRTFPAVRRAFEASGRLDEAHYVERATMAGERTGDLADTDPDSVPYFAVAVLPSRIDAPRPEASADAAGTGEVVVVGTGPAGPLWLTPETRGALAAADDLVGYTTYLDRVPIRPGQARHGSDNKVESERAEFALDLARRGRRVAVVSGGDPGIFAMATAVLEVASQDVYAKVPVRVLPGVTAANAAAARAGAPLGHDYATISLSDRLKPWEVIAARLRAAAAADLVLALYNPGSRTRTEQVGKARDLLLEHRSPDTPVVVGRDVGGPSESVRIVTLAELDPAEVDMRTILLVGSSQTRSVRRGDGRQIVWTPRRYPEA
- a CDS encoding cobalt-precorrin-6A reductase, whose protein sequence is MHVLVLGGTTEARRLAESLAEALPAGARVTSSLAGRVASPKLPPGEVRVGGFGGADGLAEWLRTHRVDALIDATHPFAGTISFHAASAAAAAHVPLLALRRPGWVPVDGDRWHPVGSLDEAAAALPGLGRRVFLTTGRMGLAAFAGLDSLWFLMRSVDAPDGSHPARMEVLLDRGPFTLDGERDLIRRHRLDVLVTKDSGGDATAPKLAAAREAGIPVVVVRRPPVPEGVPVVGTPELAVDWLAGLRR
- a CDS encoding cobalt-precorrin-5B (C(1))-methyltransferase, which gives rise to MSEAKGGRSAQLKHTGLRPGWTTGACATAATTAAYTALLTGDFPDPVSITLPKGQTPAFALAVEELDGERATVGVVKDAGDDPDVTHGALVRATVRRLPPGSGVVFRAGPGVGTVTRPGLPLDVGEPAINPMPRQMMRDHIARVAADHGATGDVEITVSVDHGEEIARSTWNPRLGILGGLSILGTTGVVVPYSCSAWIDSIRRGVDVARAAGHTHVAGCTGSTSEKTVVAEYGLPEIALLDMGDFAGAVLKYVRRHPVDRLTVCGGFAKLSKLAAGHLDLHSARSQVDKRFLAELARQGGADAALVAEVADANTGLAALQLCAAAGVPLGDLVAVAARDQALSVLRGAPVAVDVICIDRAGAVVGRSAVH